Proteins encoded in a region of the Cupriavidus pauculus genome:
- a CDS encoding beta-ketoacyl synthase chain length factor, protein MTPQFAIRGWSAWAGGLDTPEAWRAWSQAPVLPPAAPQVPALAEVAPMLRRRVPPLGRVALAPVYAVDEAREVGEAGPVPAVFCSRHGDTQRLVPMLNELAAAAPLSPTAFGLSVHNAIGAIRSIDLADRTNLLALSAGRDTVETAVFECCSLLADGAAEVLLAYYEAPLAAPYAPFVDEPEALYAWCWRLALPAEGEPHYTLAPTDEAPVETASGLPHGLDVLRFVLAGDDSLTHRGENTMWKWKFHD, encoded by the coding sequence ATGACGCCGCAGTTCGCCATTCGCGGCTGGTCGGCATGGGCCGGCGGGCTGGATACCCCCGAGGCATGGCGCGCGTGGAGCCAGGCGCCGGTCCTGCCGCCGGCGGCCCCGCAGGTGCCGGCGCTCGCGGAAGTCGCGCCGATGCTGCGGCGGCGCGTGCCGCCGCTTGGGCGCGTGGCGCTCGCGCCCGTTTATGCCGTGGATGAAGCACGCGAGGTGGGCGAAGCAGGCCCCGTGCCGGCCGTCTTCTGTTCGCGGCACGGCGATACGCAACGGCTGGTGCCGATGCTGAACGAACTGGCGGCGGCAGCGCCGCTGTCGCCGACCGCGTTCGGCCTGTCCGTCCACAACGCGATTGGCGCGATCCGCTCGATCGACCTGGCGGACCGCACCAACCTGCTCGCGCTTTCCGCGGGACGCGATACGGTGGAGACGGCGGTGTTCGAGTGCTGCAGCCTGCTGGCGGATGGCGCCGCCGAGGTGCTGCTGGCGTATTACGAAGCGCCGCTGGCCGCGCCCTACGCGCCGTTCGTGGACGAACCGGAGGCGTTGTACGCGTGGTGCTGGCGCCTTGCCCTGCCCGCCGAAGGCGAGCCGCACTACACGCTGGCGCCGACGGACGAGGCGCCGGTCGAAACGGCCTCAGGCCTGCCGCATGGGCTCGACGTGCTGCGGTTCGTGCTGGCCGGTGACGATTCGCTGACCCATCGCGGCGAAAACACGATGTGGAAGTGGAAATTTCATGACTGA
- a CDS encoding phage tail protein — translation MTVTGPGQPLYANAPQGSAFALHAMECGNAGGGRCAVSGPVASQLNDPRGTNSVTLLPDEMPVHTHPANVDNVRPSTPEPAGRLPARFQVRNNRAYLSVTDSPAPVMTTLAPTMIAATGASMAHENRQPNLALRFCIALSGNFPPRS, via the coding sequence ATGACAGTCACCGGTCCGGGCCAGCCGCTCTATGCGAATGCGCCGCAGGGCTCCGCGTTCGCGCTGCACGCGATGGAATGCGGCAATGCGGGCGGCGGCCGCTGCGCGGTGTCGGGTCCTGTCGCGAGCCAGCTGAACGACCCGCGCGGCACGAACAGCGTGACGCTGCTGCCTGACGAGATGCCCGTGCACACGCACCCGGCCAACGTAGACAACGTGCGCCCGTCCACGCCGGAGCCGGCGGGGCGCCTGCCTGCGCGCTTCCAGGTGCGCAACAACCGGGCGTATCTGTCGGTGACGGATTCGCCGGCACCGGTCATGACGACGCTCGCCCCGACGATGATCGCCGCGACGGGCGCCAGCATGGCGCACGAGAACCGTCAGCCCAACCTTGCCCTGCGCTTCTGCATCGCGCTGTCGGGCAACTTCCCGCCAAGGAGCTGA
- a CDS encoding lysophospholipid acyltransferase family protein, producing MTEHLMPLERAWRTCATGLCFSSFGLGGLLLRVLVFPVLALLPWSATRRKRICKDVVHYAFRLFVWLMCTSGVIRCEVRNAERLRRQGLLIVANHPSLVDVVLLIALTRRTDCVVKAALADNPFTRGPVRATGYVLNDSGVTMVQGCIDSLRAGNNLLIFPEGTRTPADGQIRLQRGVANIAVRGGFDLTPVVIRCAPPLLRKGDKWYRVPVRRPRFVVDVQEDLDPTQFFAAGADDAMAVRAVTHALTEYFSREVRRGGA from the coding sequence ATGACTGAGCATCTGATGCCGCTAGAACGTGCGTGGCGTACCTGTGCCACGGGCCTGTGCTTCTCCAGCTTCGGGCTCGGTGGACTGCTGCTGCGCGTGCTCGTGTTTCCGGTGCTCGCGCTGCTACCGTGGAGCGCCACGCGCCGCAAGCGCATCTGCAAGGATGTGGTGCATTACGCATTCCGGCTGTTCGTCTGGCTGATGTGCACGTCCGGCGTCATCCGCTGCGAAGTGCGCAATGCCGAGCGCCTGCGTCGGCAAGGCCTGCTGATCGTGGCCAACCATCCATCGCTCGTGGATGTGGTGCTGCTGATCGCGCTGACGCGCCGCACCGATTGCGTGGTCAAGGCCGCGCTGGCGGACAACCCGTTCACGCGCGGACCGGTCAGGGCGACGGGCTACGTGCTCAACGATTCGGGCGTGACGATGGTGCAGGGTTGCATCGACTCGCTGCGCGCGGGCAACAACCTGCTCATCTTCCCCGAGGGCACACGCACGCCCGCCGACGGCCAGATCCGGCTGCAGCGCGGCGTGGCGAACATCGCCGTGCGCGGCGGGTTCGATCTGACACCGGTGGTGATCCGTTGCGCGCCACCGCTGCTTCGCAAGGGCGACAAGTGGTATCGCGTCCCGGTGCGCCGGCCGCGGTTCGTGGTCGACGTGCAGGAGGATCTCGATCCCACTCAGTTTTTCGCCGCCGGCGCCGATGATGCAATGGCGGTGCGCGCCGTGACGCACGCACTGACAGAATATTTTTCCAGGGAGGTACGCCGTGGAGGCGCTTGA
- a CDS encoding putative Ig domain-containing protein: MVTLVKFADRTLAVRRFLLGALALFLALLAPQAYAKPCTINVSAQSSPTKTVYEFNATDNSTCDNGLGDGAYWGIADSSAGFANNGSEDTYVTTTNNGRLYIFSGTIPGSSNPGKIQSGFVYYPPAGFVGTDSGTFYTQNTAGGPWIPNGVVNFIVPAGASAPTVTNVSPNSGASAGGTAITVTGTNFTGATSVTVGGVNASALSVVNASTITATTPSGAAGTVDVRVTTPSGTSAINAGAKFTYIASNPPIASSSSASVAYNSGANPITLALSGGAATQINLISPASHGTLIVSGTNVTYQPNTGYAGPDSFIYTASNGAGISSPATVSITVGTATITYAPSSPTMATAGVAYSGSVAGASGGATPYRYTIASGALPSGLVLNTNGSITGTPRAIGSFTFQVTVTDSSTGVGPFSVTSGTLTLNVAAPTLSMSPAPGPMAGSVGVAFSQTFSPSGGTSPYSFSLSVTGGTMPSGMTFNTATGVLSGTPTSAGTMSFNIRATDSTGGGSFSITNSYALTVTAPTVIVSPPSLTNPQAGVSNTQTVTASGGTAPYSFVVSSGALPPGMTLNGSGQLSGTPTAVGTFNFSIRAADNNGFTGDQSYSLTVSAPALGLAPGSLGNGVAGTAYSQTFTGSGGTAPYTFAMTGTLPAGMSMNTAGVLSGTPTATGSYPISVSATDSTTGTGAPYAVTRNYTLVVVAGGVTISPGSLTNPSVGVGYSQTVTAAGGIAPYTYAISAGALPAGLSLSTGGVLSGTPTAGGTFNFTVQATDSTTGGGPAVGTQAYTLNVGAPTIAIAPATLPAPTIGTAYSQTVTASGSVAPYHFSISSGTLPVGLVLSPGGVISGSTSAAGSYSFTVRATDSSTGSGPYSNTQIYTFTIGAPTIALNPATLPDPAVGIAYNQTMTASGGIGPYTYSVSSGTLPAGLSLNASTGAITGTPTAMGTSTFSIKATDSSTGTGAPFSATRNFTLNTTQTVPTAPPVSATTGSNAPVTIAAAANATNGPFTGVSIVSPPATGTARVEGLNIVYTPAASSAGVVTFSYALLNAAGASAPVLVSITVTPVPIPIAQRQAITASGKEVVIDLTEGATGGPFIGAAIISVSPSNAGTAVLAAAAPKQTASASAEGSARQLSAGQTYTVTYTPAAAFAGTAVITYTISNASATSSPAALQISVAPRRDPSTDPDVSGLINAQIQAARRFATAQIANYNQRLERLHANGRAAFTNNLTIVMPSAQGNAQQQCQDLQSLSARDACQRGVSTQTTSRNNRGSGGSAFGTSGLAAGTTSASDTSGSADSAAAGNAGSGTAEGGLGRLAAGTLLAALPGSPDGLAGLSGAPDLPGADATGPNPDDARLAFWTAGSVDFGFANIGTQRSGFRFTTGGVTVGADYRVSDQLTVGAGFGYGRDGTDIGSFGTHSSGDSYSIALYGSYRPTPSYFVDGVAGAGLLRFDSRRWVTDEAAFANGQRDGHQLFASLSTGYEYRTDTWLFSPYARMLVAESKLDPFSESGAGLGALTYFGQTVTTVSGALGLRTEFAKETRYGIFLPFARVEYQHDFEGQSAANLAYADLASAGPAYTVYGTPFGRDRIQVGLGAKLRTKTLTFGLDYNVLFGMSGLQQGVRLTFTAPF, translated from the coding sequence TTGGTTACGCTAGTCAAATTTGCGGACAGGACGCTTGCCGTCCGTCGCTTTCTACTGGGCGCGCTCGCGCTGTTTCTGGCCCTGCTGGCACCGCAGGCTTACGCCAAGCCCTGCACGATCAACGTCAGCGCGCAGTCCTCACCGACAAAGACGGTCTACGAGTTCAACGCCACCGATAACTCGACGTGCGACAACGGGCTCGGCGACGGCGCGTACTGGGGCATCGCGGACAGCTCGGCGGGATTTGCCAACAATGGTTCCGAAGACACGTACGTGACGACGACCAATAACGGCAGGCTCTACATCTTCAGTGGCACGATTCCGGGCAGCTCGAACCCCGGCAAGATCCAGTCGGGCTTCGTCTACTACCCGCCGGCCGGCTTTGTCGGCACCGACAGCGGTACCTTCTACACGCAGAACACGGCCGGTGGACCCTGGATCCCCAACGGCGTGGTCAACTTCATCGTGCCGGCCGGCGCGAGCGCGCCAACCGTAACCAACGTCTCGCCGAACTCCGGTGCGTCGGCCGGCGGCACGGCGATCACGGTGACGGGCACGAACTTCACCGGGGCCACGAGCGTGACTGTCGGTGGTGTCAATGCATCGGCGCTGTCCGTCGTCAATGCCAGCACCATCACGGCCACCACGCCTTCCGGCGCGGCCGGCACGGTCGACGTGCGCGTCACCACGCCGAGCGGTACCAGTGCCATCAATGCGGGCGCGAAGTTCACCTACATCGCCTCCAATCCCCCGATTGCTTCGTCGTCGTCCGCCAGCGTGGCGTACAACAGCGGCGCCAACCCGATCACGCTCGCGCTGTCGGGCGGTGCCGCGACGCAGATCAATCTGATCAGTCCCGCGAGCCATGGCACGCTCATCGTCTCGGGTACCAACGTCACCTATCAACCGAACACCGGTTACGCGGGCCCGGACAGCTTTATCTATACGGCCAGCAACGGGGCGGGCATATCGAGTCCCGCCACCGTGTCGATCACCGTGGGCACGGCGACGATCACGTACGCACCGTCCAGTCCGACGATGGCCACGGCCGGTGTCGCCTACAGCGGCAGTGTCGCCGGTGCCAGTGGCGGCGCGACACCCTACAGGTACACGATCGCCTCGGGCGCCTTGCCGAGCGGGCTCGTGCTGAACACGAACGGGTCCATCACGGGCACGCCGCGGGCCATCGGCAGCTTTACGTTCCAGGTCACGGTCACCGACAGCAGCACCGGGGTCGGTCCGTTCTCCGTGACGAGCGGTACGCTGACGCTGAACGTCGCGGCGCCGACGCTGTCGATGTCGCCTGCCCCCGGCCCCATGGCCGGGTCCGTCGGCGTCGCCTTCTCGCAGACATTCTCGCCGTCGGGCGGCACATCGCCCTATTCGTTTTCGCTGAGCGTGACGGGCGGCACGATGCCGTCAGGCATGACCTTCAATACGGCCACGGGCGTCCTGTCCGGTACGCCGACCTCGGCAGGCACCATGTCGTTCAATATCAGGGCCACCGACAGCACCGGCGGCGGCAGCTTCAGCATCACGAACAGCTACGCGCTGACGGTCACGGCGCCCACGGTCATCGTCTCGCCGCCCTCGCTGACGAATCCGCAGGCGGGCGTGTCGAACACCCAGACGGTGACCGCAAGCGGCGGCACGGCGCCTTACTCCTTCGTCGTCTCCAGCGGCGCGCTGCCACCGGGCATGACGCTGAATGGCAGCGGCCAGTTGTCCGGCACGCCGACGGCGGTCGGCACGTTCAACTTCTCGATCCGCGCGGCCGACAACAACGGGTTCACCGGCGATCAGTCCTACTCGCTTACGGTCTCCGCGCCCGCGCTGGGCCTCGCACCGGGCTCCCTCGGCAACGGCGTCGCGGGCACCGCATACAGCCAGACCTTCACCGGATCCGGCGGCACCGCGCCGTACACGTTCGCGATGACGGGCACGCTGCCGGCAGGCATGTCGATGAACACCGCCGGGGTGTTGTCGGGCACGCCGACGGCCACGGGGTCGTACCCGATCTCGGTCTCCGCAACGGATTCCACCACCGGTACCGGCGCGCCATACGCAGTGACCCGCAACTACACGCTGGTCGTCGTGGCGGGCGGCGTGACCATCAGCCCGGGCTCTCTGACGAACCCGTCCGTGGGCGTCGGCTATAGCCAGACCGTCACGGCGGCTGGCGGCATTGCCCCGTACACGTATGCGATCTCCGCGGGCGCGCTGCCCGCTGGCCTGTCGCTGAGCACCGGCGGGGTGTTGTCCGGCACGCCCACCGCGGGCGGCACGTTCAACTTCACGGTGCAGGCGACGGACAGCACCACGGGTGGCGGACCCGCCGTCGGCACTCAGGCCTACACGCTCAACGTCGGCGCGCCGACGATCGCCATCGCGCCCGCGACGCTGCCGGCGCCCACGATCGGCACCGCGTATTCGCAGACCGTTACCGCGAGCGGTAGCGTGGCGCCCTATCACTTCTCCATCAGCAGCGGCACGCTGCCGGTGGGGCTCGTGCTGAGTCCGGGCGGCGTCATCTCCGGGAGCACCAGTGCGGCGGGCAGCTACAGCTTCACGGTCCGTGCGACGGACAGCTCGACCGGATCGGGTCCTTACAGCAACACGCAGATTTATACGTTCACGATCGGCGCGCCGACCATCGCCCTGAATCCGGCCACGCTGCCCGACCCGGCCGTGGGCATCGCCTACAACCAGACGATGACGGCCAGCGGCGGCATCGGGCCCTACACGTACTCGGTATCGTCCGGCACGCTGCCGGCCGGGTTGTCGCTCAATGCGAGCACCGGGGCGATCACCGGCACGCCGACGGCAATGGGTACGAGCACATTCTCGATCAAGGCGACCGACAGCAGCACCGGCACGGGCGCACCGTTCAGCGCGACGCGCAACTTCACGCTGAACACGACGCAGACCGTGCCTACCGCCCCGCCGGTTTCGGCCACGACGGGTTCCAACGCGCCGGTCACGATCGCGGCCGCCGCCAACGCGACCAACGGGCCGTTCACGGGCGTGTCCATCGTCTCGCCGCCGGCCACGGGCACGGCGCGGGTCGAGGGCCTCAATATCGTCTACACGCCGGCGGCATCGAGCGCGGGCGTGGTGACCTTCAGCTACGCGCTGCTCAACGCCGCGGGCGCGTCGGCACCGGTGCTGGTGAGCATCACGGTGACGCCGGTGCCGATTCCGATCGCGCAACGCCAGGCCATTACCGCGTCTGGCAAGGAAGTGGTCATCGATCTCACGGAAGGCGCGACGGGCGGTCCGTTCATCGGCGCGGCGATCATTTCGGTGTCGCCGTCCAATGCCGGCACGGCCGTGCTCGCCGCGGCCGCGCCCAAGCAGACCGCATCGGCCTCCGCGGAAGGCTCGGCCAGGCAGTTGTCGGCGGGCCAGACCTATACCGTCACGTACACGCCGGCGGCCGCGTTCGCGGGCACGGCGGTCATCACCTACACGATCAGCAACGCCTCGGCGACCTCCTCGCCGGCCGCGCTGCAGATCTCGGTGGCACCGCGGCGCGATCCCTCGACGGACCCCGATGTCTCGGGCCTGATCAACGCGCAGATCCAGGCCGCGCGGCGTTTCGCGACGGCGCAGATCGCGAACTACAACCAACGTCTGGAACGTCTGCATGCCAATGGGCGCGCGGCCTTCACGAACAACCTCACCATCGTGATGCCTTCCGCGCAGGGCAACGCACAGCAGCAATGCCAGGACCTGCAGAGCCTGTCCGCGCGCGATGCCTGCCAGCGTGGCGTGTCCACGCAGACCACGAGCCGCAACAACCGCGGATCGGGCGGCAGCGCGTTCGGCACGAGCGGTCTTGCGGCGGGTACGACGAGCGCATCGGATACCTCGGGATCGGCGGACAGCGCCGCGGCGGGCAATGCGGGCAGCGGCACGGCCGAAGGCGGCCTCGGCAGGCTGGCCGCGGGCACGCTGCTGGCCGCGCTGCCGGGCTCGCCCGATGGACTCGCGGGCCTCTCCGGTGCGCCCGATCTTCCCGGCGCGGACGCCACGGGACCGAACCCCGACGACGCGCGGCTCGCGTTCTGGACCGCGGGCAGTGTGGACTTCGGCTTCGCCAATATCGGCACGCAGCGCTCGGGCTTCCGCTTCACCACGGGCGGCGTGACGGTGGGCGCGGATTACCGCGTGTCCGACCAGCTGACGGTCGGCGCGGGCTTTGGCTATGGACGTGACGGCACCGATATCGGTTCGTTCGGCACGCATAGCAGCGGCGATTCGTACAGCATCGCGCTCTACGGCAGCTATCGTCCCACGCCGTCGTACTTCGTTGACGGTGTGGCGGGCGCGGGCCTGTTGCGCTTCGACTCGCGCCGCTGGGTGACCGACGAGGCCGCGTTCGCGAATGGCCAGCGCGACGGCCATCAGCTGTTCGCCTCGCTGTCCACGGGTTACGAGTACCGGACCGACACGTGGCTGTTCTCGCCGTACGCGCGGATGCTGGTTGCGGAGAGCAAGCTCGATCCGTTCTCGGAGTCGGGCGCGGGCCTCGGCGCCCTCACGTACTTCGGGCAGACCGTGACCACCGTGTCCGGCGCGCTGGGCCTGCGCACGGAGTTCGCGAAGGAAACGCGCTACGGCATCTTCCTGCCGTTCGCGCGCGTCGAGTACCAGCACGACTTCGAAGGCCAGAGCGCGGCCAACCTCGCGTATGCCGACCTGGCCAGCGCGGGACCCGCGTACACGGTCTACGGCACACCGTTCGGCCGCGATCGCATCCAGGTCGGGCTCGGGGCCAAGCTGCGGACCAAGACGCTGACGTTCGGCCTCGACTACAACGTGCTGTTCGGCATGAGCGGGCTGCAGCAAGGCGTGCGCCTGACGTTCACCGCGCCGTTCTGA
- a CDS encoding acyl carrier protein, with product MTHDEIFARISAVLQDSFEIDADRIRPDARLYEDLDIDSIDAVDLLVKLKPMLDKPLKPEHFKSVRTIQDVVEALALLIDSDTSATA from the coding sequence ATGACTCACGACGAAATCTTCGCGCGGATCTCCGCGGTGCTCCAGGACTCCTTCGAGATCGATGCGGACCGCATCCGACCCGACGCGCGCCTGTATGAAGACCTCGACATCGACAGCATCGACGCGGTGGACCTTCTGGTGAAACTGAAACCGATGCTCGACAAGCCCCTGAAGCCCGAGCACTTCAAGTCCGTCCGTACCATTCAGGACGTGGTGGAAGCGCTTGCGCTGCTGATCGACTCCGATACTTCCGCGACGGCCTGA
- a CDS encoding phosphopantetheine-binding protein translates to MEALEQEIKELIVTSLALEEVAPADIDTHAPLFIEGLGLDSIDALELGLALQKRFGVTMSGDKDEVRARFASVAALAAFVSAHRNERSESQAA, encoded by the coding sequence GTGGAGGCGCTTGAACAAGAAATCAAGGAACTGATCGTGACGTCGCTGGCGCTTGAGGAAGTCGCCCCGGCGGACATCGATACGCATGCACCATTGTTCATTGAAGGGCTCGGGCTCGATTCGATCGATGCGCTGGAACTGGGACTGGCGCTGCAGAAGCGTTTCGGCGTGACGATGAGCGGCGACAAGGACGAGGTCCGCGCGCGCTTCGCGAGCGTGGCGGCCCTTGCCGCCTTTGTGAGCGCCCATCGCAACGAACGCTCCGAGAGCCAGGCGGCCTGA
- a CDS encoding helix-turn-helix domain-containing protein, producing the protein MEEQGSSWEFSAHMHAEVTQTIVSHALPYAPIGISRVRSTRRNSGLTDPYEREPSYLVVLQLRPFGEQNLWLAGRAAPHVPFDAGSLAIYDLERNWVADLIGEYDCMQFYIPQSALDETANDLGTRPVQRLHCPPHLATPDPVVHHLSRALLPALAHPEQASTLFVDHMALALRAHLVQSYGGVHVPSRRVYPGLSPWQERTAKELILANLHGEISLDTLARACRLSRAHFAKAFRASMGMPPHRWMVLQRVELAKHYLARGTMPLGEIAQMCGFADQSHFTRTFGRVVGAAPAAWRRVNR; encoded by the coding sequence ATGGAAGAACAGGGTTCGAGTTGGGAGTTCTCCGCGCACATGCACGCGGAGGTCACGCAGACGATCGTCAGCCACGCGCTGCCTTACGCGCCCATCGGCATCTCGCGGGTCCGTAGCACGCGGCGCAACTCCGGCCTGACGGACCCGTACGAGCGCGAACCCTCGTACCTCGTCGTCCTGCAACTGCGTCCGTTCGGCGAGCAGAACCTGTGGCTCGCCGGCCGGGCCGCGCCGCACGTGCCGTTCGACGCCGGGTCGCTGGCCATCTACGATCTCGAGCGCAACTGGGTGGCGGACCTCATCGGCGAGTACGACTGCATGCAGTTCTATATCCCGCAGTCCGCGCTCGACGAAACCGCGAACGATCTCGGCACCCGTCCCGTTCAGCGCCTGCACTGCCCGCCTCATCTGGCGACGCCCGATCCCGTCGTCCACCACCTGAGCCGGGCATTGCTGCCCGCGCTCGCGCATCCGGAGCAGGCCTCGACGCTGTTCGTCGATCATATGGCGCTCGCGCTGCGGGCCCATCTGGTCCAGTCGTACGGCGGCGTGCACGTGCCGTCACGCCGCGTCTACCCGGGCCTGTCGCCGTGGCAGGAGCGGACGGCGAAAGAGCTGATCCTGGCCAACCTCCACGGCGAGATCTCGCTCGACACGCTCGCGCGCGCCTGCCGGTTGTCCCGGGCGCACTTCGCCAAGGCCTTCCGCGCCTCCATGGGCATGCCGCCCCATCGCTGGATGGTGCTGCAGCGGGTCGAGCTGGCAAAGCACTACCTCGCCAGAGGGACGATGCCGCTTGGGGAGATCGCCCAGATGTGCGGTTTCGCCGACCAGAGCCATTTCACGCGGACGTTCGGACGGGTCGTGGGCGCGGCGCCCGCGGCATGGCGGCGGGTCAATCGCTGA
- a CDS encoding excinuclease ABC subunit UvrA: MTRPLPSRTAIAAGAAGMVRVRGAREHNLKNVDVDIPRDALVVFTGVSGSGKSSLAFGTLYAEAQRRYFESVAPYARRLIDQVGVPDVDAIEGLPPAVALQQQRGTPNARSTVGSITTLSSHIRMLYSRVGKYPAKQPMLYAEDFSPNTPQGACPQCHGLGRVYDVTEQSMVPDDSLSIRDRAIAAWPPAWHGQNLRDILVTLGYDIDKPWRDLPKKDRDWILFTDEQPTVPVYAGFTPKEVRAALKQKMEPSYQGTFTGARRYVLQTFANTQSALMKKRVAQYMVGSDCPLCHGKRLKPAALTVTFAGLDIAAFSHLPLARVAEIMEGVATGTHAATGTEEKRLAAQRIAEELLERLSALTDLGLGYLSLDRSTPTLSSGELQRLRLATQLSSQLFGVVYVLDEPSAGLHPADGEALLRALQRLKASGNSLFVVEHDMQTVRSADWIVDVGPAAGEGGGCVLYSGTPDGLANIAASHTARYLFDEQAPVAREPRAASAWLKLARVSRNNLHNVDAAIPLGCFTVVTGLSGSGKSSLISQALPELVGRYLGKIVDPAEDEEQAGEGGLLPAAEVPTHGHIAEGMENIRRLVRVDQKPIGRTPRSNLATYTGLFDVVRKLFAETPAARKRRYTPGRFSFNVAQGRCPTCEGEGFVSVELLFLPSVYAPCSTCHGTRYKPQTIEIEWQGRNIAQVLDLTVDAACEVFADEAQAMKSLAVLRDIGLGYLRLGQPATELSGGEAQRIKLATELQRAHRGDTLYVLDEPTNGLHPADVDRLLVQLQGLVDNGNTVVVVEHDMRVAAQADWVLDIGPGAGDAGGRIVVCGPPAKIVKSADSQTARFLADQLARTH, translated from the coding sequence ATGACCCGTCCCCTTCCTTCCAGAACGGCCATCGCGGCAGGCGCCGCGGGCATGGTGCGCGTGCGCGGCGCGCGCGAGCACAATCTGAAGAACGTGGATGTGGATATTCCACGCGACGCGCTCGTCGTATTCACCGGCGTGTCCGGCTCGGGCAAGTCGTCGCTGGCCTTCGGCACGCTGTACGCCGAGGCGCAGCGGCGCTACTTCGAATCGGTCGCGCCGTATGCGCGCCGGCTGATCGATCAGGTCGGCGTGCCCGATGTCGATGCCATCGAAGGACTGCCGCCCGCCGTCGCCCTGCAGCAGCAGCGCGGCACGCCGAACGCGCGCTCCACCGTGGGCAGCATCACCACGCTGTCCAGCCACATCCGCATGCTGTACTCGCGCGTCGGCAAGTATCCCGCGAAGCAGCCGATGCTGTACGCCGAGGATTTCTCGCCGAACACGCCACAGGGCGCGTGTCCGCAATGCCACGGCCTGGGCCGCGTCTACGACGTGACCGAGCAATCGATGGTGCCCGACGATTCGCTGTCGATCCGCGACCGCGCCATTGCCGCATGGCCGCCCGCATGGCACGGCCAGAACCTGCGCGATATTCTCGTCACGCTTGGCTATGACATCGACAAGCCCTGGCGGGATCTGCCGAAGAAGGACCGCGACTGGATCCTCTTCACCGACGAGCAGCCCACGGTTCCCGTCTACGCCGGCTTTACCCCGAAAGAGGTGCGCGCGGCGCTGAAGCAGAAGATGGAGCCGAGCTATCAGGGCACGTTCACGGGCGCGCGGCGCTATGTGCTGCAGACCTTCGCGAATACCCAGAGCGCGCTGATGAAGAAGCGCGTGGCGCAATACATGGTGGGTAGCGACTGTCCGCTCTGCCATGGCAAGCGGCTCAAGCCGGCCGCGCTGACCGTCACGTTCGCCGGACTCGATATCGCCGCGTTCTCGCATCTGCCGCTCGCTCGCGTGGCCGAAATCATGGAGGGAGTCGCCACGGGCACGCATGCCGCGACGGGCACCGAAGAGAAGCGTCTCGCGGCGCAGCGCATTGCGGAGGAACTGCTCGAACGCCTGTCCGCGCTGACCGATCTCGGCCTGGGCTACCTGTCGCTCGACCGTAGCACGCCGACGCTATCGTCGGGCGAACTGCAGCGCCTGCGGCTGGCCACGCAGCTATCGTCGCAACTCTTCGGCGTGGTGTATGTGCTCGACGAACCGTCGGCGGGGCTGCATCCGGCCGATGGCGAGGCGTTGCTGCGCGCGCTGCAGCGCCTGAAGGCCAGCGGCAACTCGCTGTTCGTGGTCGAGCACGATATGCAGACCGTGCGCAGCGCGGACTGGATCGTCGATGTCGGACCGGCCGCGGGCGAGGGCGGCGGTTGCGTACTCTACAGCGGCACGCCCGACGGTCTGGCCAACATTGCCGCCTCGCACACGGCCCGCTATCTGTTCGACGAGCAAGCACCCGTTGCGCGCGAGCCGCGGGCCGCCAGTGCGTGGCTCAAGCTGGCGCGCGTCTCGCGCAACAACCTGCACAACGTCGATGCGGCCATCCCGCTCGGCTGCTTCACCGTGGTGACGGGCCTGTCGGGCTCGGGCAAATCGAGCCTCATCAGTCAGGCATTGCCCGAACTTGTCGGCCGATACCTCGGCAAGATTGTCGATCCCGCGGAGGACGAGGAACAGGCGGGCGAGGGCGGCCTGCTGCCCGCGGCCGAGGTGCCGACGCACGGCCATATCGCCGAGGGCATGGAAAACATCCGGCGCCTCGTGCGCGTCGACCAGAAGCCAATCGGCCGTACGCCGCGATCGAATCTGGCCACGTACACCGGCCTGTTCGACGTCGTGCGCAAGCTGTTCGCCGAGACGCCCGCGGCACGCAAGCGACGCTACACGCCCGGTCGCTTCTCGTTCAACGTCGCGCAGGGACGCTGCCCGACCTGCGAGGGCGAGGGCTTCGTCAGCGTGGAGTTGCTGTTTCTGCCGAGTGTCTATGCGCCATGCTCGACGTGCCACGGCACGCGCTACAAGCCGCAGACGATCGAGATCGAATGGCAGGGGCGCAATATCGCGCAGGTCCTCGACCTGACCGTCGATGCGGCCTGCGAGGTCTTCGCGGACGAGGCGCAGGCGATGAAGTCGCTGGCCGTGCTGCGCGATATCGGGCTTGGCTATCTGCGGCTGGGCCAGCCGGCCACCGAGCTCTCGGGCGGCGAAGCCCAGCGGATCAAGCTCGCCACCGAACTGCAGCGCGCGCATCGCGGCGACACGCTGTACGTGCTCGACGAGCCGACGAACGGGCTCCACCCGGCCGACGTGGACCGGCTGCTCGTGCAGTTGCAGGGTCTCGTGGACAACGGCAATACCGTGGTCGTCGTGGAGCACGACATGCGTGTGGCCGCCCAGGCCGACTGGGTACTCGACATCGGCCCCGGCGCGGGCGATGCGGGCGGCAGGATCGTGGTGTGCGGACCGCCAGCGAAAATTGTGAAAAGCGCGGACAGCCAGACCGCGCGTTTTCTCGCCGATCAGCTGGCGCGGACCCACTGA